From the genome of Nicotiana tabacum cultivar K326 chromosome 17, ASM71507v2, whole genome shotgun sequence:
TTCTTTTATTTATCGAATTTATGTAGGACTTCATTCACATTGGCTGCCTTGCGATCGTAGGACTGTTCCTATAGTGTCTCCTGTCCTTCAAGTCAGTAAAGGGATAAGGGTTTGCCGACTTTGCCATTTAATTTCAGAAGTGAAAAGTGTGGACAATGCATGAATAATGTTAAAAATCAATTCTCCCTTGATTCTCAAAATAAGCAACAGAATTCAAAGACGAGGTTAATTAACATAGATTCATTTTTCTTTAGAATTTAAAATTGTTGTAGACAtgactttaaaacttcaaaattgatATAGAAAATCGTAGGGTTAGGAATTATAGAGATAGGTACTAcgtgctctctctctctctcttagatTATTCTTGATCTAAAATTTTGAACTAAAATGAAATCGTTCAGCTAAAACATCTTTAGTAAATCCTATAATACAAGATTAGATAAAATCGTCATCTTTGTAATCCTAACTAATCTCGTTTAAAATTGGAAGGAGCTAGTACGAAGTAACTGATGTAACTGCCATATTACCGAAAGTCTCCATCCCCTGCACCTTTCTATAATTTCCTTATCCTCCCCTTCATgaaaaatctagtttcaaatTTCAGAAGCCAAATGATAATTGTCAATTGATATAGCAAGGATGCAACCTAAAACGCTTCAGATTCGACTTACTCATCGTTTTAAGTAGCTAATTACATCTAGTGCTTGTATACAGATAAGGTTTAAGTTAAATTGACATTTTACAAAGATTTGTATTTTTTACACTATCACTGTAATTAACATACGTACGTACTTCGTTTCATATATAAAAATTaacatttcatattttttacaTGGGCAATGCATAGAAATTAACCtctaacaaaaataattaaacCCTAAATCTTGACAGATGAAGATAGAGGAAATCATTTAAACTAGAAACTCGATTCAAAGGGTTTTGCATTGTACAGTACGTGGGCGGGGATGAGTTGACATCCTCCTAGCTTTATCATTACCATTACCTAAAAACAAGGTCTCCCAAATCTCGGAGAAAGCCTCAACAATCAACCCATGATAATGCTTTCCATTCAACGACAGAAAACATTGTAaaagctgctctaactcattctTCTCAAACATTTGCTTCTCCAAAATCATTTCCATCATCGACCTCTTGAAATCCTCGTACGGATTCTGTGATTTCTTCACTATCGCAAAGCTCTCCTTCACTTTCCCTTCCACGCTACACGGTATCAGCTTCTGGAACACCGACAACCTCGCTGGCAACTCGCTGTCCGATGACGTAGAAACTGACGACCTTCTACCTATTCAAACATAgtataattaagtaattaaatatatattttatctaaTAATTTAAGCTTAGAATATAAATTGGTTCGTGCACTTCAACATGAAAACAAGTTAAAGAATTAGATCCACACGTAACAGGACGTGTATTGAAACATAACATAATCAAATATAATATCTTAAGCTAGTTTTAGATGAAATGGTAACACAAATAAATGCGACCATGGTTTTACCCTTTGAAGACGAGAAGCTTCGTCTGGAATGTTTCACTCTCCTCTTGGTGTTTCCGTTCCTCTTTTTACGACGCCTTATAGTAGTGGTCTCACATATGGTTTCCAACTGAGGGTTGAAATCTGTAGACGAGTCATCACTTGAGAAATCGAAGCTTCTGGAAGACGAAACTAAAGTTTCagtttcatcttcttcttcgttaTAATTATCCCAAGTTTCAGTAGTGCTTAAAATCCCACTGTCGTCAGCGGAGGAGGTGCTCATTCGGAGTCTGGATTTTGTTTTATTCGTCTTTTTAACTCGGCGTTTCTTCTTCTCAACGGCTAATCTTGGAGGAGTAGAAGGTGGTCTTAAGGTCAAATTCTCCCCTTCAGAATCTTCAAAGGAGGAAACCACGTGAAACTTGTCTTCTTTCTCCCACTTGAATTCTTGTGAGCGCGACTTAAACCCACAGCCAACAGAAATCACGGTTTCTGACACGTGGCGTTTGAAGGAAGAAGGAGGTGAGTTAATAACAACAGGGAAATCGAGGGCGATGAGTTTTGTAGTGGGTTTAGTATGTGATGATTTTGAGAAGAAATGAGAAGGAACAGGATTTTCAGGAAGAGTAGAAGAGTCTTTGGAACGGCAGGAATGGAAGGAGGCAATGACTTTAGAGAACCGAAGCTTAAAGCTTTTTCCCATTCTTTTTGTCTCTCCGCACCTGCTCTGTGTCTGATAATGGGAGTGGAGTTTTTCTACCTTTCGACAAAGTGTCGAAGTGTGAACTGGCTTATGCTGAGAGAATAGCGAGAGAGTCATTATATGGCGACATGGGGTGAGGAGCGTGACCAGAAAGAGTTAGTCAAAGTTAATTGGTCTTACTGATAACGGTTTAATTTTCTATCACAAATCATTGTAATATTTGAAAGAGTATACCTTTTATAAGCGTAGAATAACTACACATAATCATTAATAAAAAGTATGATTACTAACTCAAAAAATAAGATATTTTACCTATTACAACCGGCGGCGGAGTTAGAGGGACGAGAGGGGTTCATCTGAGCCTTCTTTGCCGGAGCATTACACTAATGTTGAATCCCTTGGCTTCTCcacatatttaatttttattttattttatgaactCCTTTAGCGAAAATCCTAGTTGGCCACTGATTACAATATGTTAGAATATATTTATGGTGCAAACAAATTTTATATTGTCCATATATACAAGTTAAATCTTTTTTTGAATTAGTAACTAACCATGAACTACATTAAtggaagatatatattttttgatagTCTTAAATTAGTAGGCAGCAAAATATGCAATATATATGAACGCTAGGGACTTAAAGTCATAAAATTATCTCATCTTTGTGTCTTACGTATCAACCATTAAAAACAAAACTTCCTtcataaaaaaataaaggaattgCGAAAGAAAAATAACCAAAATTGAACTCACATCCACAAGAGAATTTTCTTGGTATTATCAAACTGTAGAGTAGATAGTTCTTGCATATTACTATTAACATTCATAGCTTTTGACGTGCATTACACGGTCGAGAAGACAATACGACAAACTTAAATGATTTATATTAAATTGACATGTTTGTGGTCGTGAATAAAGTTGTAGCTAGTGAGTAACAGGCGAAGCTGCAGAAAACAGTCTCATCTGTTTTTGAGTATTTATTCATCTTTGGAGAAAATTCAATCCAAGTCTGAAATTAGTTGCCGTCTAGCAGTAGAGAATTTAATAAAGTGACTATATCCAATTCCAGATTCGGAGTGCACAACCGTACTCTGATGGATTCTCTGTCTTCCAAATTCTCGAGAACGCTTCCCGTTTCTTTCcaaattttagctttcaacaaTTCCCATTAATCCAGCAACAGATTACAAATGGAGCTTTAATTTTTGGCACTTGACTTGCATAACGTGTAGTTGAATGGGAGGTTTGGAGTAACGATAAAGTTATATCCGTGTAACTTAATGGTCGCAAGTTCGAGTCGTGGAATCAGTCACTAATTTTACATGAGGGTAGATTGCTTATATCATATTCCGTTAGGGCACGGTCCTTTCCCAGACCCTGAATAAACACAGGATACTTCGTGTACCACGCTACTTTTTTGTCTTCTTCTGGTACAACGTAGTTAGTAGGTGCTGTTAGTAATTTTCTATTTAATGGTTTAACACAGCAATATAATTGTACATAGCTAAGCCTAGGTATGCTATCAATTAATAATTTAAATCTGTGTTCGATCTAATACAGCATCTATCTATCCCAGGATGAACCAAAAAACAACAAACCAATATCCAAAAGATCTTTCAGCAGTTTTTTCTCAAAAGGATCAAGTAAATGATGTCTTCTATTGTAATGGAAAACGTGATGGTTAATATTATATGTTAGAATTCTACAAATCAAAATTTTCCAACAGCAGCATTATTTTTCTCTGGACGGGTGCCTTTCCAAAGGCAAGTAATACATACAATTCCATGGATAGTCGAACAATTGAATTATATATTACACTGTTTAATTAGATGCATGGTTAAAATCtcgttatattttcttttttcttcttcttcctcctcttatTTAAGGGATCACTTCAATTCAAAACATTTCAAAAGAATGAACAAAGCAAATAGATCTATTATTCATTTTTCAGTGAaaagaaatatataaatatatgccCATCAACATAGATGTCGAAGTCCCACAAGCATAGAATTCCCAAATAAAACACATTCAGATTTCAGTGTTCCCATCActgagaataatttcttttaaattttccaAATCCTTACATATGTACTTATCTACTTCATTAGTTCCACTTTATCTGACACGGTTCGAAGTACAAGGgtcaaactatttaatttttGGTgtcaatttgaacatataatctTCAAgtttttgtaaaatataatttttatgtttagaAGCTATATGACAAGTACTATCAATCAAAATTATTAGAAATTTAAAATGTTCAGAAAGTATTTGAAAAAATCATGAACAAAGAAAGACTTTTTTAATTCTCTAAATAGTAATTGTATCGCATATAAGCAAATATGAGTGACACAGGCGAGGATAATTGATAAAAGTAAATTACAGAGAAAAGTAAACTTTTGTCCTCATAATGAAACCATTTGTATATTAGGCCACTTGAGAGAAATGAAAGACAAGGAGCTAACCTTTGTCTTTGACAAAAGCAAATTGCATGATATGCCTTGTGAAAAGCCAATACAAATTATAAGAAACCTCTCAAAAGATAAGCGAATCCAAGAAAACAAAATCATCCGATTCCATGGGCTTgtcctttcttttctctcttttccttggAACAAGCTACCCTTTACACTAGACAGCTTCATAAGGATGAGGTGTTGACAAGTACTTGCTAGTAAGAAGCACAAGTGCGGAGAttgaatttaatttatatacattgacaaaataaaacaaattaaaacagaggATAAAGTTATAAATCACTAGATCCTTATAACTTTCTTTGTAATATTTCATTACATTTATAATTTTTTGTCATTTAAATAAAGTGAAACAtttggaaacaaaaaaaaaaaaagaaaaaaagagagctaGTGTAAATTAAAGTAAAAGACTAACTATGCTACTAAGAAGAGTGAGTACCTAAAATAAAGTCACGTGATCCAATTCGTGGATATGTTATGCATGTTGGTCCAGATTTCTGCAAGAGATGGTAATCGAATTAAAAGGACACTTGCTGAATTATGACATTCTGCGAAACTTTCGTTACATTTCATGAACCATCTTCAAATATCCTCGTACTTCTAGCCTTCTGGTGTACTTGAGTACTTCATATATACTAGGGTGAATTATTGGTCCAGGAAATCATCGAAGAGAATGACAGCCATGCAAATGAGATTGTAGGGTAGGTGGGGATGCTATTTAGATATTAGTGGTATTTATTTTGTTctgaaattttgaattaaaatttttaattttaggataattcaaaatatttttgtccCAAATaattaaactgaaaaattaaaattcatgACGCCATGACTAATTCGTAGTCCTTTAGAGTGGCTACCATTTCTAATATAACACCACGAAATTGGGGGTTTGAGCTATTTTGACCAATCGGCATTGCACTGATAGGCCCATGAATCCACCGAAAATGGGCCAGGGGCGTTGTGGAAGTTGATTGATTAGCATAAGCTGCCATAGTAATAAGAGTATGGCTGTCCGACGTTCCGTTTCGATCCCGTCCTGCGTCCCGTTCTGTCCCACTTAATTTTAAACGGGATAGCcccatgttaaacgggacacgggatgggacgggatggcCATTTCATCCCGTTTATCCCGTCCCATTTCGTTCCGTTTCGTCTCGTCCCGTCTCGCCCGTCCCGCCCGTCCCGTCTGTCCCGTCCCGCCCGTCCCGTTTCACCTGTACTGTCCCGTTCCGTCCCGCGTccctttttttataattatagccgttgggcaacggctataattataaaaatagcCGTTCCCAACGGCCAAAAAGGGCCATATTTGGCCCCCACTCCCACCAAAACACCCCCTAcccccaaacttttaatataatccctaagtttattaaattatactttgcccctattttctactataaataccccaatccttcttcatttcttcccacaaaaataaattattctctTTCAAATCCCTTtcattctatctatattattctctcaattttctcgcaatcaagtgataagtttcaagtatttggatAAATATTTGGAGtaactttcaagcttcaaattaatttatcaagtatttggagcaatagtttgggcaatttttcaagtttcaatatttaatcacggtgcactcgttccatctcctaattttaatatatattttttgcgcattattttagtgcttaatttttgtgtttactttacgtgttttattttcgtatttcatttgtgtttttaatttttgtgttaactttttaaatttaatttcgtatttaaattatggcacctaaaaatgtatt
Proteins encoded in this window:
- the LOC107811131 gene encoding transcription repressor OFP7-like (The RefSeq protein has 3 substitutions compared to this genomic sequence) encodes the protein MGKSFKLRFSKVIASFHSCRSKDSSTLPENPVPSHFFSKSSHTKPTTKLIALDFPVVINSPPSSFKRHVSETVISVGCGFKSRSQEFKWEKEDKFHVVSSFEDSEGENLTLRPPSTPPRLAVEKKKRRAKKTSKTKSRLRMSTSSADDSGILSTTETLDNYNEEEDETETLVSSSRSFDFSSDDSSTDFNPQLETICETTTIRRRKKRNGNTKRRVKHSRRSFSSSKGRRSSVSTSSDSELPARLSVFQKLIPCSVEGKVKESFAIVKKSQNPYEDFKRSMMEMILEKQMFEKNELEQLLQCFLSLNGKHYHGLIVEAFSEIWETLFLGNGNDKARRMSTHPRPRTVQCKTL